The Methanomethylovorans hollandica DSM 15978 genome includes a region encoding these proteins:
- the dinB gene encoding DNA polymerase IV encodes MSIERIRITLHIDMDSFYSSVETREAPELRGRAVIVGSDPKNGIGRGVVSTCSYEARKYGIHSGMPISKAYKLCPGGVYLPVNMELYKCTSTRIMEIVRDFSLRFQQVSVDEAYMELGKDITEYDKAIDVAKTIKEKILHMEGLTCSVGIAPNKVIAKIASDFNKPDGLTVVRPEEVRQFLDPLPISKIPGIGKKTAPLLHEMGLETVGELAKYDVQILIARFGKLGLTMHGMANGIDEREIEEREGIKSISKEDTFDEDIADPDTIKKVFYALSGKVHASLLKKRYRFRTITIRVRYENFSTYTRSRTLSCASTDLYIMRREAMYLMKEFIGTGRFRLLGVGVSNLEKIDERQTLITDF; translated from the coding sequence ATGAGTATAGAGCGAATACGTATAACACTGCACATTGACATGGACAGTTTTTATTCTTCAGTGGAGACAAGAGAAGCCCCGGAACTGAGGGGCAGAGCAGTCATAGTGGGCTCCGACCCTAAAAATGGTATTGGAAGAGGCGTAGTAAGTACCTGCTCCTATGAAGCCCGCAAATATGGCATACATTCGGGAATGCCCATATCCAAAGCTTATAAACTATGTCCCGGTGGAGTATACCTTCCGGTCAATATGGAACTGTATAAATGCACATCTACCCGGATAATGGAAATAGTCAGAGATTTCTCTTTAAGATTTCAGCAAGTCAGTGTGGATGAAGCATATATGGAACTTGGCAAGGACATCACAGAATACGACAAAGCCATTGATGTAGCAAAGACCATCAAGGAAAAGATACTGCACATGGAAGGGCTTACATGTTCCGTGGGAATAGCACCAAATAAAGTGATAGCCAAGATCGCATCTGATTTCAATAAGCCCGATGGCCTTACTGTTGTAAGACCAGAGGAAGTGAGGCAATTCCTGGACCCATTACCCATATCTAAAATACCCGGAATTGGAAAAAAAACTGCACCGCTGTTGCATGAAATGGGGCTTGAAACGGTCGGAGAGCTCGCAAAATACGATGTGCAAATACTCATAGCACGTTTTGGGAAATTAGGACTCACGATGCATGGGATGGCTAATGGCATCGATGAAAGAGAGATAGAGGAAAGAGAGGGAATAAAATCCATAAGTAAAGAAGATACCTTCGATGAGGATATAGCTGACCCTGACACCATCAAAAAAGTATTCTACGCTCTGTCCGGGAAAGTACATGCATCCCTTTTGAAAAAGAGATACCGTTTTCGTACCATCACTATCAGAGTGAGATATGAGAACTTCAGTACATATACGCGCTCCAGGACTTTAAGCTGTGCCAGCACAGACCTCTACATTATGAGAAGAGAAGCCATGTACCTAATGAAAGAGTTTATAGGGACCGGCAGGTTCAGATTGCTGGGAGTTGGAGTTTCAAATCTTGAGAAGATAGATGAAAGGCAAACTTTGATCACAGATTTCTGA
- a CDS encoding 30S ribosomal protein S17e yields MGNIRQNNIKTISFRLIESYGDVFTKDFDANKQLVSKYTTIESKVIRNRVAGYVTRKMTHVRME; encoded by the coding sequence ATGGGAAATATAAGACAGAACAACATCAAGACAATTTCATTTCGCCTTATTGAGTCTTACGGTGACGTTTTTACAAAGGACTTTGACGCGAACAAGCAACTTGTTTCAAAGTATACCACCATTGAAAGCAAGGTCATAAGGAACCGTGTGGCCGGCTATGTCACACGCAAGATGACACACGTACGCATGGAATAA
- the dapA gene encoding 4-hydroxy-tetrahydrodipicolinate synthase — MFEGVFPALITPFNADNRIDVASFRNIVEYVEKGGVAGMVACGTTGESATMSTQEHMELIDLTVDCANTTVIAGTGSNNTTEAVELTRHAYDAGANAVLIISPYYNKPNNAGLIAHFSSIARSADIPVILYNVPSRTGQDMPLEVITELSRIENIVGIKEASGNPVKVSRIIENTVDEDFMVISGEDGLTLPLMCMGAVGVISVVANVVPEKMTELVNAVKNNDLKKAQALHYELAPLTRALFSETNPIPVKKAMDMLGLANGRLRLPLAPLSREHETILEDVMRGLGCIS, encoded by the coding sequence ATGTTCGAAGGAGTATTTCCTGCTCTTATTACACCTTTCAATGCCGATAACAGGATAGATGTCGCGTCTTTCAGGAACATTGTCGAGTATGTGGAAAAAGGAGGTGTTGCAGGAATGGTGGCTTGCGGGACTACTGGTGAGTCCGCGACCATGTCCACTCAGGAGCACATGGAGCTCATCGATCTTACCGTAGACTGTGCCAACACCACTGTTATCGCTGGTACTGGTTCTAACAACACCACTGAAGCAGTGGAGCTTACAAGGCATGCATACGATGCAGGTGCAAATGCAGTGCTGATCATATCTCCGTATTACAATAAGCCCAACAATGCCGGCCTCATTGCACACTTTTCCAGCATTGCCAGGTCTGCGGATATCCCTGTTATCCTGTACAATGTACCCTCGCGCACAGGGCAGGACATGCCTCTGGAAGTTATTACTGAGCTTTCCAGGATCGAGAACATTGTTGGTATAAAGGAAGCAAGCGGAAATCCTGTGAAGGTTTCCCGCATTATTGAAAATACAGTGGATGAGGACTTTATGGTCATTTCAGGTGAGGATGGCCTTACATTGCCCCTTATGTGTATGGGAGCAGTGGGTGTTATCTCAGTGGTTGCCAATGTCGTTCCTGAAAAAATGACGGAGCTTGTGAACGCAGTTAAAAACAATGATCTCAAAAAGGCTCAGGCACTTCATTATGAGCTTGCACCTCTCACACGTGCCCTTTTCTCAGAAACGAATCCTATTCCTGTAAAGAAAGCTATGGACATGCTGGGTCTGGCAAATGGCAGACTAAGACTTCCTCTTGCTCCTTTAAGCAGAGAGCATGAAACGATCCTTGAAGATGTAATGAGGGGTCTGGGGTGTATATCATGA
- the dapB gene encoding 4-hydroxy-tetrahydrodipicolinate reductase, translating to MIRAAVTGASGRMGKLIISNIIASDGVELSAAFDLVNIGKDAGETAQVGNLGVPISDVKDMENVLKESSTDVLIDFTIADATVVNAPRAASAGVNLVIGTTGFSSDQKQIIESAVSKHGVAGIISPNFSVGVNVFFKILAESSKYLADFDIEIIEAHHNKKKDAPSGTAMKAADVISAVLGGKEYVFGRQGIAPRKKEIGIHAVRGGDIVGDHTVLFAGDGERIEVKHQAHSRQAFASGAVKAAAWICNAGPGMYTMEDILGL from the coding sequence ATGATAAGGGCAGCAGTCACAGGAGCATCAGGAAGGATGGGTAAGCTCATAATTTCCAACATTATTGCTTCTGATGGAGTGGAACTCTCAGCGGCATTCGATCTGGTGAACATTGGTAAGGATGCCGGAGAAACTGCACAGGTAGGTAATCTTGGAGTTCCCATATCCGATGTAAAGGATATGGAAAATGTCCTTAAGGAGTCATCTACTGATGTACTTATCGATTTTACTATAGCCGATGCAACTGTTGTCAACGCTCCAAGGGCAGCTTCTGCAGGTGTGAATTTGGTCATCGGAACAACCGGTTTTTCCAGCGATCAAAAACAGATCATAGAGTCAGCTGTTTCTAAACACGGTGTAGCAGGCATTATTTCGCCTAACTTCTCAGTAGGTGTAAATGTGTTTTTCAAGATACTCGCAGAATCCTCTAAATACTTGGCAGATTTTGACATTGAGATCATCGAAGCACATCACAACAAAAAGAAAGATGCTCCAAGTGGCACTGCTATGAAGGCTGCAGATGTTATCAGTGCTGTACTGGGTGGCAAGGAATATGTGTTTGGCCGCCAGGGTATTGCACCACGTAAAAAGGAAATCGGAATTCATGCGGTGCGTGGCGGGGACATTGTAGGTGACCATACGGTACTATTCGCAGGAGATGGTGAACGTATCGAGGTCAAACATCAGGCACATTCCAGACAGGCATTTGCTTCAGGTGCTGTAAAGGCTGCCGCGTGGATATGCAATGCCGGTCCTGGTATGTATACCATGGAAGATATTCTTGGCTTGTAA
- the pyrI gene encoding aspartate carbamoyltransferase regulatory subunit — protein sequence MNSEHMDFELEPGLRVRPIENGTVIDHINAGQALNVLHILKLPSQFKSVVSVLINSPSKYGKKDVVKIENRELKVKELDKISLIAPNATINIIRDFKVLKKNRVEIPEYVEGVVQCINPNCISNSSEPITSKFHVYEEDNTINLRCAYCERIISEDIADHLLRE from the coding sequence ATGAACTCAGAGCATATGGACTTTGAACTGGAACCCGGACTCAGGGTCCGCCCAATCGAAAATGGTACAGTAATCGATCATATAAATGCGGGGCAAGCCCTTAATGTCCTGCATATACTCAAACTGCCTAGCCAATTTAAAAGTGTGGTGAGTGTCCTCATTAATTCTCCCAGCAAGTATGGGAAGAAAGACGTAGTAAAGATCGAGAACAGAGAACTGAAAGTTAAAGAACTAGATAAGATATCACTGATAGCTCCCAATGCGACTATCAATATAATAAGGGATTTTAAAGTCCTCAAAAAGAACAGAGTAGAAATCCCGGAATATGTGGAGGGAGTGGTCCAATGTATTAACCCTAACTGCATATCAAATAGTTCTGAACCTATCACATCTAAATTCCACGTATATGAGGAAGACAATACAATTAACCTGCGCTGCGCCTACTGTGAGCGTATAATATCAGAAGACATAGCTGACCACCTATTAAGAGAATAG
- the pyrB gene encoding aspartate carbamoyltransferase has product MYFKDLHILSMKDFSKEMIDHILETAEKLEPIAVRKERSGMLAGKVLGVLFFEPSTRTRMSFETAMIRLGGEVLSMGSVDASSISKGETLADTIRVVQSYADAIILRHPKEGAARMASEFSQVPVINAGDGAGHHPTQTLLDLYTIKRESKLEGVKIALAGDMKYGRTVHSLCYALAHYGADITLVSPDELRMPYEIIKDLEARGVNVRQADSIDEAITEVDVLYVTRIQKERFPDPAEYLRVASSLQITPELLENAKSHLKIMHPLPRVNEIDPLVDSTSHACYFKQAFYGVPIRMALLALVMGGME; this is encoded by the coding sequence ATGTACTTCAAAGACCTGCACATCTTATCGATGAAAGATTTCTCAAAAGAGATGATCGACCATATACTTGAGACAGCGGAGAAACTTGAACCGATAGCTGTCAGGAAAGAACGCTCTGGCATGCTTGCTGGTAAGGTGCTTGGAGTACTGTTCTTTGAACCTAGTACCAGAACACGCATGTCTTTTGAGACCGCAATGATAAGGCTGGGAGGAGAAGTACTCAGCATGGGATCCGTGGATGCAAGTTCCATATCCAAGGGAGAGACACTTGCTGACACCATTCGTGTAGTGCAGAGCTATGCAGATGCCATCATATTGCGACATCCAAAGGAAGGTGCGGCACGCATGGCCTCAGAGTTTTCTCAGGTTCCTGTGATCAACGCTGGAGATGGGGCAGGACATCATCCTACTCAGACATTACTTGACCTTTACACCATCAAGCGTGAGAGCAAACTTGAAGGTGTGAAGATAGCACTGGCAGGAGATATGAAATATGGAAGGACCGTGCATTCTCTGTGCTATGCACTTGCTCATTACGGAGCTGATATAACTCTTGTTTCACCGGATGAACTACGCATGCCCTATGAGATAATAAAAGATCTGGAAGCCAGGGGTGTGAATGTGAGACAAGCAGATTCCATCGATGAGGCTATAACTGAGGTGGATGTGTTATATGTAACACGAATACAGAAAGAAAGGTTCCCCGATCCTGCGGAATACCTTCGCGTGGCGAGCAGCCTGCAGATCACACCTGAACTTCTCGAGAATGCTAAAAGCCATCTGAAGATCATGCATCCTCTGCCCAGAGTAAATGAGATAGACCCGCTTGTAGATAGTACTTCACATGCCTGTTATTTCAAGCAGGCTTTTTACGGAGTGCCCATAAGGATGGCACTTCTGGCTCTTGTAATGGGAGGGATGGAATGA
- the hxlA gene encoding 3-hexulose-6-phosphate synthase — protein sequence MRPIIQVALDLVETDRAVQIAKEAIEGGVDWIEVGTPLIKSEGMEAVRTLKKAFPDNIILADMKVADTGAIEVEMASKAGADIVMVLAGADDSTIIESVKAAKKYGVKLMADLISVDDPITRARKLEQMGVDYINVHSGIDQQMVGRDPLDIVSEVVKEVSIPVAAAGGLDAAGCARAVLAGASIVIVGGNIIRSADVHTSARKVRDAVDSPSVIQVSKPSQDSEIRKLLLEVSTANISDAMHRKGVMKDIRPMLKGKKMVGTAITVQTFGGDWAKPVEAIDMAKDGDVIVIYNGRRDVAPWGGLATLSCLNKGVAGVVIDGAVRDIDDISTMSLPVFASSYVPNAGEPKGFGEINTEITCGSQTVKPGDYIVGDDNGVVVIPKENAYEIARRAKEVEKTEKRLFEEIKRGATLSEVMQLKKWEKQ from the coding sequence ATAAGACCTATCATTCAGGTAGCCCTTGACCTAGTCGAAACAGACCGGGCCGTACAGATTGCGAAAGAAGCTATTGAAGGGGGTGTTGACTGGATAGAGGTTGGTACTCCATTGATCAAGAGCGAGGGAATGGAAGCAGTACGAACACTAAAAAAAGCTTTTCCTGATAACATAATTCTTGCCGATATGAAAGTGGCTGATACAGGTGCAATTGAAGTGGAAATGGCTTCAAAGGCAGGTGCAGATATTGTCATGGTGCTGGCCGGAGCCGATGATTCTACTATCATTGAATCTGTGAAAGCTGCAAAAAAGTATGGTGTGAAGCTTATGGCAGACCTGATATCTGTGGATGATCCCATAACAAGGGCCAGGAAACTTGAACAAATGGGTGTGGATTATATCAATGTACATTCAGGTATTGACCAGCAGATGGTAGGTAGGGATCCTCTGGATATTGTATCTGAGGTCGTAAAGGAAGTATCAATTCCTGTTGCAGCCGCAGGTGGTCTTGATGCAGCGGGTTGTGCCAGAGCAGTGCTTGCCGGAGCAAGCATTGTCATTGTAGGTGGCAACATCATAAGGTCTGCAGATGTGCATACTTCTGCCAGGAAGGTAAGGGATGCTGTAGACTCTCCTTCTGTGATACAGGTTTCAAAGCCTTCTCAGGATTCTGAGATCCGTAAGTTATTACTGGAAGTTTCCACGGCCAACATCTCAGATGCCATGCACCGTAAGGGTGTCATGAAAGATATCCGTCCTATGCTGAAAGGTAAAAAAATGGTAGGCACTGCTATAACGGTACAGACCTTTGGGGGCGACTGGGCAAAGCCCGTTGAGGCCATAGATATGGCAAAAGACGGGGATGTCATTGTTATCTATAATGGCAGGAGAGATGTCGCTCCCTGGGGTGGTCTGGCAACTCTCAGTTGTCTGAACAAGGGTGTTGCCGGGGTAGTTATTGATGGAGCTGTAAGGGATATCGATGATATCAGCACCATGAGCCTGCCGGTGTTTGCAAGCAGCTATGTGCCCAATGCCGGTGAACCTAAAGGTTTCGGTGAGATCAATACCGAGATCACTTGCGGGTCACAGACTGTCAAGCCGGGAGATTACATTGTAGGCGATGATAATGGTGTTGTCGTTATACCAAAGGAGAATGCCTATGAGATCGCAAGAAGGGCTAAGGAAGTGGAAAAGACCGAAAAACGTCTTTTTGAGGAGATCAAAAGGGGTGCTACTCTTTCAGAAGTGATGCAGCTTAAAAAATGGGAGAAACAGTAA
- a CDS encoding A24 family peptidase C-terminal domain-containing protein, whose protein sequence is MLELLKVLVCLPFLAYSCYSDIKTRRVSNKVWPIMLGAASPFILHEMITSGLPYIFRTVISFVVIFIFVYILFILHAFGGADAKVLMVISIILPVFPQLSLNVVQLPLWGVPLLDLFTFSVFGNSVLMTIIVPLGLLIYNLVTVPPKELIKKPLYALIGYRQHIDNLEEGHFRLIEKHEETPNGVVQRFTRTGTSVDRDMILKLQALHRKGSIGEHVWITPGLPFMIPITAGFLAAILFGDLIFHMSFNYLVPLV, encoded by the coding sequence ATGCTAGAACTCCTTAAAGTCCTTGTGTGCCTGCCTTTCCTTGCATACTCATGTTACTCCGACATCAAGACCCGCCGTGTTTCCAATAAGGTCTGGCCGATCATGCTGGGTGCAGCTTCACCCTTTATACTCCATGAGATGATCACTTCCGGCTTACCCTATATTTTCAGGACTGTGATTTCTTTTGTTGTGATATTTATTTTTGTTTACATACTCTTCATATTGCATGCTTTCGGAGGAGCAGATGCAAAAGTGCTCATGGTCATCTCTATCATTCTGCCCGTTTTTCCGCAATTATCACTGAATGTTGTACAACTTCCTTTGTGGGGAGTTCCTCTGCTGGATCTGTTCACATTCAGTGTTTTTGGTAATTCAGTGCTTATGACTATCATAGTGCCCCTCGGTCTTTTGATTTACAACCTGGTGACAGTTCCTCCAAAAGAACTTATAAAAAAGCCTTTATATGCCCTCATAGGTTACAGACAGCATATAGACAACCTGGAAGAGGGTCATTTCAGGCTGATCGAGAAGCATGAGGAAACGCCCAATGGCGTGGTCCAAAGGTTTACACGCACAGGCACTTCCGTAGATCGCGATATGATCCTTAAACTGCAAGCACTGCATAGGAAAGGCTCAATAGGGGAACATGTGTGGATCACTCCCGGTCTTCCTTTTATGATACCCATAACCGCAGGCTTTTTAGCTGCTATTCTCTTTGGGGATCTTATATTCCATATGTCCTTTAATTATCTGGTGCCTTTGGTCTGA
- the recQ gene encoding DNA helicase RecQ, whose product MHRTLRKYFGYDTFRPLQEDIIKDVIAGKDVFVLMPTGGGKSICYQLPALLMNGVTVVVSPLISLMKDQVDTLRANGVEAAYLNSTLSYKESNQIKQELENNIIKLLYVAPERLTLSSTLTLLDRIKVNLFAIDESHCISEWGHDFRPEYRKLSILKRKYPHIPIIALTATATPKVRKDTISQLHIEDCNTYVASFNRKNLLYQVRPKKETYEQIVEFLRKRKDKSGIIYCQSRKTVDELTGKLRKSGFNALPYHAGLSDAARSRNQDIFIKDDAEIIVATIAFGMGIDKPNVRFVIHYDLPRNLESYYQETGRGGRDGLECECILFFSRGDKYKIDYFIDQIAKSEEREAARLKLKEVMDYCQSTICRRKMLLRYFGEELQEENCGGCDVCLQPVKITDATEEAKLLIRCVKEVSQRYGITHVTEILTGSNSKKITEKGHHRLSSYGTGTYLPKDRWADIARELAHQGILRLEGSRYPLLKLDKDSEQVIAGKRTVEMIQLASSNDSLLALGKQIATDQLKKPKASDHQSDLARVKEIETEYITKKQTGTVNRIDNELFSRLKELRKKIASKEGVPPYIVFADTSLKQMATQMPLNEKELLEITGVGEYKLQKYGDMFLTEIRDHLKGTSKDSIEATTQEVETEEDKKEKVIQCIMGLREELIRLTKEQLGTEMPDKYIQEVWSDILVYKK is encoded by the coding sequence ATGCACCGGACATTAAGAAAGTACTTCGGATACGATACATTCAGACCCCTGCAGGAAGATATCATAAAGGATGTAATTGCAGGAAAAGATGTTTTTGTGTTGATGCCCACCGGAGGAGGAAAATCTATCTGTTACCAGTTACCTGCACTTCTGATGAACGGTGTCACTGTGGTAGTATCACCACTCATTTCCCTTATGAAGGACCAGGTGGATACACTCCGGGCCAATGGTGTTGAAGCAGCATACCTGAACAGTACATTAAGTTACAAGGAAAGCAATCAGATAAAGCAGGAACTTGAAAACAACATTATCAAACTGCTGTATGTTGCTCCTGAAAGGCTTACCTTGTCCAGTACATTGACGCTGCTTGACAGAATAAAAGTAAACCTGTTCGCTATAGATGAAAGTCATTGCATATCTGAGTGGGGACATGATTTCAGACCTGAGTACAGGAAACTCAGCATTCTTAAAAGAAAATATCCGCACATCCCCATCATAGCACTTACTGCAACCGCTACTCCCAAGGTACGGAAAGACACAATATCCCAGTTGCACATTGAAGATTGCAATACATACGTCGCAAGTTTCAACCGTAAAAATCTTCTTTATCAGGTCAGACCAAAGAAAGAGACCTATGAACAGATCGTGGAATTCCTGCGGAAAAGAAAGGATAAAAGCGGTATCATATATTGCCAGAGCCGCAAGACCGTAGATGAACTAACGGGAAAATTGCGTAAAAGCGGGTTCAATGCCCTGCCTTATCATGCAGGGCTCTCCGATGCTGCAAGGAGCAGGAACCAGGACATTTTCATAAAAGACGATGCGGAGATCATCGTTGCTACCATTGCTTTTGGTATGGGGATAGATAAACCCAACGTCCGCTTTGTTATACACTACGACCTTCCGCGCAATCTTGAAAGCTATTACCAGGAAACAGGAAGGGGTGGCAGGGATGGTCTTGAATGCGAATGTATACTATTTTTCAGCCGCGGTGACAAGTATAAGATAGATTATTTCATCGACCAGATAGCGAAAAGTGAAGAGCGTGAGGCAGCCAGGTTAAAACTCAAAGAGGTAATGGACTACTGCCAGAGCACAATATGCAGAAGGAAAATGCTGCTGCGTTATTTTGGTGAAGAGCTGCAAGAGGAGAACTGCGGAGGATGTGATGTATGCCTGCAGCCTGTGAAAATAACTGATGCTACGGAAGAAGCAAAGCTGCTCATCAGATGCGTGAAGGAAGTAAGCCAGAGGTATGGTATCACACATGTAACGGAGATACTTACCGGATCAAATAGCAAAAAGATAACTGAAAAAGGGCATCATAGGCTGAGCAGTTATGGGACGGGCACTTATCTTCCAAAGGACAGGTGGGCAGACATTGCAAGAGAACTGGCCCATCAGGGAATATTAAGGCTCGAAGGTTCTAGATATCCTTTGCTCAAACTCGACAAAGATAGTGAACAGGTCATTGCAGGGAAAAGAACTGTAGAGATGATACAATTAGCATCAAGCAACGATTCACTCTTGGCTTTGGGTAAGCAAATAGCGACAGACCAACTGAAAAAACCCAAAGCAAGTGACCATCAAAGCGATCTTGCGAGAGTTAAAGAAATAGAAACCGAATATATAACAAAGAAACAAACTGGAACTGTCAATAGAATAGATAATGAACTGTTCTCAAGGTTAAAGGAACTGCGTAAAAAGATCGCAAGCAAAGAGGGAGTTCCACCTTATATCGTGTTTGCAGATACGAGCTTGAAACAGATGGCAACCCAGATGCCCCTGAACGAAAAAGAACTGCTGGAGATCACCGGCGTGGGAGAATACAAGCTACAGAAATACGGAGATATGTTCCTGACAGAAATAAGAGATCATCTGAAAGGTACTTCAAAAGATAGCATTGAAGCAACTACACAGGAAGTTGAAACTGAAGAAGATAAGAAAGAAAAAGTGATCCAGTGCATAATGGGCCTTCGGGAAGAATTAATCAGGTTAACAAAAGAGCAACTGGGAACAGAGATGCCTGATAAATATATACAAGAGGTCTGGTCAGACATCCTGGTTTATAAAAAGTAA
- the guaA gene encoding glutamine-hydrolyzing GMP synthase — protein sequence MVKVDRFIPQSIEKIKEQISGPAIIALSGGVDSSVCAVLAHRAIGELLYPIYIDTGLMRKGETQRIKEIFSDMNLQVVDGRERFLEALKGIDDPEIKRKAVGETFIRIFEEEARLLKAEFLIQGTIYPDRIESEGGIKSHHNVGGLPSVVDFRSIVEPLEDLYKDEVREVARALGLPHEISERMPFPGPGLSVRIVGEVTEEKVEAVREANAIVEAELLERFHPWQTFAAIVGKGTGVKGDQRVHGWIVAVRAVGSRDGMTAEAMELPWDVLRRIESRITGEISSVARVVYDLSPKPPATIEFE from the coding sequence ATGGTTAAAGTTGACAGATTCATTCCTCAGAGTATAGAGAAGATAAAGGAACAGATATCTGGTCCTGCTATTATAGCTCTTTCAGGCGGTGTTGACAGTTCAGTTTGTGCTGTACTTGCACATCGTGCAATAGGGGAGTTATTGTATCCTATATATATCGATACCGGGCTCATGCGTAAAGGGGAAACTCAGAGAATAAAGGAAATCTTCTCTGATATGAACTTACAGGTCGTAGATGGCAGAGAGCGTTTCCTGGAAGCTCTGAAAGGCATAGATGATCCGGAAATAAAGCGCAAAGCTGTCGGTGAAACGTTCATCAGGATATTTGAAGAAGAGGCACGGCTGCTTAAAGCAGAGTTCCTCATTCAGGGAACCATCTATCCCGACAGGATAGAATCCGAGGGCGGTATAAAATCCCATCACAATGTAGGTGGGTTGCCATCGGTTGTGGATTTCAGGTCCATTGTAGAACCTCTGGAGGACCTGTATAAGGACGAGGTAAGAGAAGTTGCCAGAGCATTGGGTCTGCCTCATGAGATATCTGAGCGCATGCCCTTTCCGGGGCCGGGACTCTCAGTACGTATAGTAGGCGAGGTTACTGAGGAAAAAGTCGAGGCAGTAAGGGAAGCCAATGCCATAGTAGAGGCAGAACTTCTGGAAAGGTTCCATCCCTGGCAGACGTTTGCTGCCATAGTGGGCAAAGGCACTGGTGTCAAAGGTGACCAGAGGGTCCATGGGTGGATAGTCGCAGTACGTGCTGTTGGTTCCCGTGACGGTATGACAGCAGAGGCCATGGAACTGCCCTGGGATGTTCTAAGGCGCATCGAGTCGCGCATTACAGGTGAGATCTCATCAGTAGCAAGAGTTGTGTATGACCTGTCTCCGAAACCCCCGGCAACCATCGAGTTTGAGTAA
- a CDS encoding archaeosine biosynthesis radical SAM protein RaSEA — protein sequence MSLNTKVLEIRQRQRIKPTPLDMPSAVWTGKDHVDGNVENTLTMIFRTSGCWWGKVGGCTMCGYVYDSAHTSPSAEDIVSQFRKAMGKASKFDRFMVKIFTSGSFLDEKEVPVDALSKILSLLEEDDRVFKVVVESRPEFLTEESMEFCLASLKSTLLEVAIGLETSSDLIRKRSINKGFTFRDFVRAAEVAKSNGVAVKTYLMLKPPFISEKQALEDIIASVREVSVYSGVISINLCNVQKGTLIEYLWERGEYRPPWLWSIVDILKRTKQEFPHLIITSDPVGAGAKRGPRNCKECSGEVADAIRAFSLSQDLHDLEGLECDCRSLWEKVLVLDDLSFGSPILE from the coding sequence ATGTCACTGAATACTAAAGTTCTTGAGATACGTCAGAGGCAGCGGATAAAGCCGACACCTCTGGATATGCCCTCTGCAGTGTGGACCGGCAAGGACCATGTGGATGGGAATGTGGAAAATACACTTACCATGATCTTCCGTACCTCCGGATGCTGGTGGGGGAAGGTCGGAGGCTGCACCATGTGTGGCTACGTGTATGACAGCGCGCATACTTCTCCCTCTGCGGAAGATATTGTTTCCCAGTTTCGGAAAGCCATGGGTAAAGCTTCAAAGTTTGACAGGTTCATGGTCAAGATATTTACCTCAGGTAGTTTCCTTGATGAAAAAGAGGTGCCGGTTGATGCTCTATCAAAGATACTTTCCCTTCTGGAAGAAGATGATCGGGTCTTTAAGGTAGTGGTGGAATCCAGACCGGAGTTCCTGACAGAGGAATCCATGGAGTTCTGCCTTGCTAGTCTTAAAAGTACGTTGTTAGAGGTTGCCATAGGCCTTGAGACCAGTTCGGACCTCATCAGAAAACGCTCTATTAACAAAGGTTTCACTTTCAGGGATTTTGTCAGGGCTGCCGAGGTTGCCAAATCCAATGGTGTTGCAGTAAAAACATATCTTATGCTGAAACCCCCATTCATATCTGAAAAACAGGCTTTGGAGGACATTATTGCCTCAGTAAGGGAAGTGTCAGTATATTCCGGCGTGATATCTATCAACCTGTGCAATGTGCAGAAAGGCACTCTTATAGAATATCTATGGGAACGGGGGGAATATCGTCCCCCCTGGTTATGGAGCATTGTAGATATCCTTAAAAGGACAAAACAGGAGTTCCCACATCTGATCATCACTTCCGATCCAGTAGGTGCAGGTGCCAAAAGGGGCCCCCGCAACTGCAAGGAATGCAGCGGGGAGGTTGCAGATGCCATAAGGGCTTTCTCTTTGAGCCAGGATCTGCATGATCTTGAAGGGCTGGAATGTGATTGCAGGTCTCTGTGGGAAAAGGTACTGGTTCTGGACGATCTCAGTTTTGGCTCTCCTATCCTGGAGTGA